A section of the Methanocellales archaeon genome encodes:
- a CDS encoding DUF373 family protein has product MHTLIICIDRDDDIGHKVGIKGPVVGRADNLDAATRLALYDPEDSDTNTIFGAIQIYDKLKAEGVDVEIVSICGDQDIGVKSDTFIADQLDELSNKYGVKNAIVVTDGAEDEFVLPLIESRFKVDSVRRVVVKQSQNLESIYYIIKELFSDPKISRPFFIPLGLACLIYAISVFAGYPQGAIIAILAFVGVYLLFRGFGLEDIIEDFTENLKRSFYGGRISFVTYVAAAILVFIGITQGLAKCWELESQGLLLVVIFINASVWWFVASGLLSWVGRIIDSYLSKERVGRYWVLPFFLSAAGVTLWGGSACALLLNQGFRSAAIQYLMISIVGAVIIAFIGVGLSAYIRMLEGKQSPT; this is encoded by the coding sequence TGCTGCAACTAGGTTAGCATTATATGACCCAGAGGATTCTGATACCAACACCATCTTTGGTGCAATCCAGATTTATGATAAACTCAAGGCAGAGGGGGTTGATGTTGAGATCGTATCCATTTGCGGTGATCAGGATATTGGAGTAAAGTCGGATACGTTCATAGCGGACCAGCTTGATGAACTCTCAAATAAATATGGTGTAAAAAATGCAATCGTCGTGACAGACGGAGCCGAGGACGAATTTGTGCTCCCTCTCATCGAATCCAGGTTCAAGGTTGACTCGGTGCGTAGAGTTGTAGTCAAACAGAGCCAGAATCTGGAGAGCATTTATTACATCATCAAGGAGTTGTTCAGTGACCCCAAGATCTCCAGACCTTTTTTCATACCCCTTGGGCTCGCCTGTCTCATCTATGCCATTTCGGTGTTTGCAGGATATCCCCAAGGGGCTATCATAGCCATCCTGGCTTTTGTCGGAGTTTATCTGCTATTTAGGGGGTTTGGGCTGGAGGATATAATAGAGGATTTCACAGAAAATTTGAAACGGTCTTTCTATGGGGGGAGAATTTCGTTTGTTACCTATGTAGCTGCAGCGATCCTTGTCTTCATAGGCATCACCCAAGGACTGGCCAAATGTTGGGAGCTTGAATCTCAAGGGTTGTTGCTCGTCGTAATTTTCATCAATGCCTCAGTCTGGTGGTTTGTAGCCAGCGGGCTTCTCTCTTGGGTGGGGAGGATCATCGATTCATACCTAAGCAAAGAACGAGTCGGGCGATATTGGGTTCTACCATTTTTCCTATCAGCGGCAGGCGTGACTCTTTGGGGTGGATCTGCCTGTGCCTTATTGCTCAACCAGGGATTTCGCTCTGCTGCAATTCAATACCTTATGATCTCTATAGTTGGTGCAGTGATTATAGCCTTCATCGGAGTTGGACTATCTGCATACATAAGAATGCTGGAAGGCAAACAATCTCCAACCTAA
- a CDS encoding ATP-dependent DNA ligase: MKFIEFAEICEKLESITSNLEITKVVSQLLQDTDELDIVPRFIMGRIFPAWSAEELGMGPSLLYDAIAMATGTKRGEIKGVVRQKGDVGMACEDLCARRVQQPLFSGELTVKQVYRNFKSIAQLDGKKSQKRKVRMLAELFISAKPKEARYIARLVLEELRIGVGEGTVRDAIANAFGIPVGLVERGYMLTNDFGLVAVTAKEGVEGLECLDIKPGRPVKMMLAQVAESKEAAIEEMGEAAIEWKYDGARMQIHKMDDEIQLYSRKLENITKSLPDIVNLIKKDVTFKRAILDGEVIAIGEDGKPRPFQDILRRFRRKYDVEQMAKEIPFLLSLFDVLYDGKGLIDFTLSERRKVLEGSLKTKHSSKIIVAPQTITSDLAVIESIYQEALSAGHEGVMIKNPKSTYTPGKRGKNWLKIKPVMETLDLAVIGAGWGEGRRANLIGSYSLACRDEDTNELLGIGRVGTGITDEKLAELTELFKELIISEIGKEIDIKPEIVFEIAYEEIQKSQNYESGFALRFPRLISIRSDKSVEDVDSVRRVQELYGKQKGRGVDR, from the coding sequence ATGAAATTTATCGAGTTCGCTGAGATATGCGAGAAGCTTGAAAGCATTACGAGCAATCTGGAGATAACCAAAGTAGTTTCCCAACTTTTGCAGGATACGGATGAGCTAGATATCGTGCCCCGTTTCATCATGGGTCGCATCTTCCCAGCGTGGAGTGCCGAAGAGCTTGGCATGGGCCCCAGTCTTCTCTACGATGCCATAGCCATGGCAACGGGCACTAAGAGGGGGGAGATCAAAGGGGTCGTCAGGCAGAAGGGTGATGTTGGCATGGCCTGCGAGGACCTATGTGCAAGAAGAGTGCAGCAACCACTTTTCTCCGGTGAGTTGACAGTAAAGCAGGTTTACCGAAATTTCAAGAGCATTGCTCAACTTGATGGCAAAAAGTCTCAGAAAAGAAAAGTTAGGATGCTAGCGGAGCTGTTTATTTCTGCAAAGCCAAAGGAGGCACGATATATAGCCCGACTAGTTTTAGAGGAGTTACGCATAGGGGTGGGGGAAGGCACCGTTCGGGATGCAATCGCAAATGCGTTTGGCATTCCTGTTGGCTTAGTGGAAAGAGGGTATATGCTGACAAACGATTTCGGACTGGTTGCAGTGACCGCAAAAGAAGGAGTGGAAGGGCTAGAGTGCTTGGACATAAAACCCGGTCGGCCAGTCAAGATGATGCTGGCGCAAGTGGCCGAGAGCAAAGAGGCGGCAATAGAAGAAATGGGTGAAGCTGCCATAGAATGGAAATACGATGGGGCACGTATGCAGATTCATAAAATGGATGATGAGATACAGCTATACTCCAGGAAGTTGGAAAACATCACCAAATCCCTACCAGACATTGTGAATTTGATCAAAAAGGATGTGACCTTTAAACGAGCCATTCTCGATGGGGAAGTGATCGCAATAGGCGAAGATGGTAAACCGAGACCTTTTCAGGATATTTTGAGGAGATTTAGAAGAAAATATGACGTGGAGCAAATGGCAAAGGAAATCCCATTTCTACTGAGCTTATTTGATGTTTTGTACGATGGCAAAGGTTTGATCGATTTTACTTTGAGCGAAAGGCGCAAAGTCCTCGAGGGTAGCCTAAAAACGAAACACTCATCAAAGATCATCGTAGCGCCGCAGACCATCACAAGTGATCTCGCTGTCATCGAGAGCATTTATCAAGAGGCACTGTCTGCTGGACACGAGGGCGTGATGATCAAAAACCCCAAATCAACATACACTCCTGGCAAGAGAGGAAAAAATTGGTTGAAAATAAAACCAGTAATGGAGACATTAGATCTAGCTGTGATAGGGGCTGGGTGGGGGGAAGGCAGAAGGGCAAACCTCATCGGCTCATATTCGTTGGCTTGCAGGGATGAGGACACAAATGAGCTTCTCGGCATAGGGAGGGTCGGAACTGGAATTACCGATGAAAAACTAGCAGAACTAACCGAGCTTTTTAAGGAGCTTATAATATCAGAAATCGGAAAAGAAATCGATATCAAACCAGAAATTGTGTTTGAAATAGCCTATGAGGAGATTCAGAAAAGCCAGAATTACGAATCAGGTTTTGCCCTTAGGTTCCCAAGACTGATCAGCATAAGAAGCGATAAATCAGTGGAAGATGTAGATTCCGTGCGGAGAGTGCAAGAATTATACGGAAAACAGAAAGGTCGCGGAGTCGATAGATAA
- a CDS encoding reductive dehalogenase translates to MAEEQKEEKFEKLTRRELLVGTGGFVAGVAVGSGGVSLLLPPKEVEVQKIVEVPVEVIKETEAVKEVEINRYACPYCDGTFSTLGALRVHVDSEHRSTPTSLRESEGRPTYINKVDKPTYDDFVVETIEQFDQKNEVFSRSVWDEEYKKRRAEAPLIEVDELVRQEGNALSAGAIYVDDKAGSLAPNYSGYQGYQMGFGGLYDRDEPVAETKFPVLYPVEMSKRIKKVAKFYGADLVGICELDQRWVYSNYFDRSTGNFGELGIPYKYAIVLAVEMDWEGIKKSPGYEASAATALGYSEMAEVAPSLARYIRSLGYPAIPSGNDTAQSIPLAIDAGLGELGRLGLLITPEFGPRVRLCKVLTDLPLKPDKPIEFRIQRFCESCVLCAKSCPMGAIKFGERTTEPTSISNRTGLLRWPVDVVKCHIFWQMNRTSCANCIAACPWSDMGIRGEIKYNL, encoded by the coding sequence ATGGCAGAGGAACAGAAAGAAGAAAAATTTGAAAAGTTAACGAGAAGGGAACTACTTGTGGGTACGGGCGGGTTCGTGGCTGGAGTAGCTGTCGGATCTGGAGGCGTATCTCTCTTATTGCCCCCAAAAGAAGTAGAGGTACAAAAAATAGTAGAGGTACCTGTAGAAGTAATAAAAGAAACAGAAGCAGTCAAGGAAGTAGAAATAAACAGATACGCCTGTCCATACTGCGATGGGACATTCAGTACGTTGGGTGCCTTGAGAGTCCACGTCGATTCAGAACATCGATCCACACCGACATCCCTAAGGGAGAGTGAGGGCAGACCCACTTACATCAATAAGGTCGATAAACCCACCTATGATGATTTTGTGGTAGAGACAATTGAGCAATTTGATCAGAAGAATGAAGTGTTTAGCAGATCTGTGTGGGACGAGGAGTACAAAAAGAGACGTGCAGAGGCTCCTTTAATAGAGGTTGATGAACTGGTGAGGCAGGAGGGAAATGCCCTCAGTGCTGGTGCCATATACGTGGACGATAAGGCTGGCAGTCTTGCCCCTAATTATTCCGGATACCAAGGATACCAGATGGGTTTCGGCGGGCTATACGACAGGGACGAGCCCGTAGCTGAAACAAAATTCCCTGTTTTATATCCCGTAGAGATGTCCAAGAGAATCAAGAAGGTAGCAAAATTTTACGGAGCAGACCTTGTTGGAATATGTGAGCTCGACCAACGCTGGGTGTACTCCAACTATTTCGATAGGTCGACTGGCAACTTTGGTGAACTTGGTATTCCCTATAAATACGCGATAGTGCTTGCGGTCGAAATGGACTGGGAAGGAATCAAAAAGTCTCCTGGCTATGAAGCCTCCGCAGCAACAGCTCTTGGATACTCCGAAATGGCTGAGGTGGCGCCCTCACTTGCCAGGTACATACGTTCACTGGGATACCCTGCCATACCCAGCGGCAACGACACGGCACAGAGCATCCCACTTGCCATTGACGCCGGCCTGGGGGAACTTGGGCGGCTCGGTCTACTCATAACTCCTGAGTTCGGGCCACGAGTTAGGCTCTGCAAGGTGTTAACCGACTTGCCCTTGAAGCCGGACAAGCCGATCGAATTCAGGATACAAAGATTCTGCGAGTCATGTGTCCTCTGCGCCAAAAGCTGCCCTATGGGAGCCATCAAGTTCGGAGAGCGCACCACTGAACCTACTTCCATTTCTAATCGAACAGGCCTACTGAGATGGCCCGTCGACGTTGTAAAATGCCACATCTTTTGGCAAATGAACCGTACGTCTTGTGCCAATTGCATAGCGGCTTGTCCCTGGTCAGACATGGGCATTCGAGGCGAGATAAAGTATAACCTTTGA
- a CDS encoding DDE-type integrase/transposase/recombinase: protein MNGDMKYLFALMDDETRYWIAQEVADSKYKHDARALFNKGKEIADKRPNVLITDGLRAYHDALVLHEYKPTIQAY, encoded by the coding sequence ATAAACGGTGATATGAAGTATCTGTTTGCATTGATGGATGATGAAACAAGGTATTGGATTGCTCAGGAAGTTGCAGATAGCAAGTATAAGCACGATGCAAGGGCTTTATTCAACAAAGGTAAGGAGATAGCAGATAAAAGACCGAATGTCCTTATAACTGATGGATTAAGGGCATATCACGATGCATTAGTTTTACACGAATACAAGCCCACAATCCAAGCATATTAA
- a CDS encoding AbrB/MazE/SpoVT family DNA-binding domain-containing protein translates to MQLQRQLSRKHKGKEYPKYTVVIPPKKIEKLGWMEGQELSSEANGGRLIIRPKKKL, encoded by the coding sequence ATGCAATTACAAAGGCAACTATCAAGGAAACATAAAGGCAAAGAGTACCCTAAATATACGGTTGTCATCCCCCCAAAAAAGATAGAAAAATTAGGGTGGATGGAGGGACAAGAATTAAGTTCAGAGGCAAATGGTGGAAGATTAATTATTAGACCAAAAAAGAAGCTTTGA
- a CDS encoding DUF447 family protein, with translation MIKEFGFRGISEVIATTISESGEPNAAPIGIISDGNLSARIYTNTQTYANIKATKKMVANIVDDPLLFVSSALMHPFQDEIRMDGGYPVLKAAKAWIVFECSIVNDPKCATVILRPLKKKILKRSVQPVNRGFNAVIEATIYATRYLAMKDPKYLRWIEHCEEIVVKCGGEREKEAMCKLKEFLGADEENCG, from the coding sequence ATGATAAAGGAGTTTGGATTCCGGGGTATATCTGAGGTAATAGCTACCACGATATCCGAATCAGGAGAGCCAAACGCTGCGCCCATCGGGATAATTTCTGACGGCAACCTTTCAGCCCGAATATATACGAACACTCAAACGTATGCCAACATCAAGGCCACAAAAAAAATGGTCGCAAACATAGTGGATGACCCACTGCTATTCGTGTCGTCTGCACTTATGCATCCCTTTCAGGATGAGATTCGCATGGATGGGGGATATCCAGTGCTAAAGGCTGCAAAGGCATGGATTGTATTTGAGTGTAGTATAGTGAACGATCCAAAGTGTGCCACTGTGATCCTAAGACCTCTGAAAAAAAAGATATTAAAAAGGTCCGTACAGCCTGTAAATCGGGGTTTCAACGCCGTCATCGAGGCAACGATATATGCCACGCGATATCTGGCCATGAAAGACCCAAAGTATCTTCGGTGGATCGAACACTGCGAGGAGATTGTGGTGAAATGTGGCGGAGAGCGCGAAAAGGAGGCGATGTGCAAATTAAAGGAGTTCTTGGGGGCAGATGAGGAGAATTGCGGTTAG
- a CDS encoding triphosphoribosyl-dephospho-CoA synthase: MNPTYIARCAQLAMLLEVSATPKPGNVDRNHDFDDVKYEHFLASAIGVGPIFERAAIAKKGIGSFIRESVEESIRWQIGGNTHFGAFLLLIPLVMAAGNDGAKSVTKVVQDTSVEDAVEFYKAFRCVKVRVSSVKELSIDDPNSVNEIKRRELTLYDLMHISAKYDAIAREWVSGFQRTFRGASVLEGELGQMSMNDAIVFTYLTLLSERPDTLIQRKFGVEKAIKVSDKASRLMETWDLDAIRDFDEELIREGINPGSTADMVIGSLFMALLRGVKP; this comes from the coding sequence ATGAATCCTACTTATATCGCACGATGCGCACAGCTTGCAATGCTTTTAGAAGTTTCTGCCACGCCAAAGCCCGGGAACGTAGACCGAAATCATGATTTTGATGATGTTAAGTATGAGCACTTTCTGGCATCCGCTATTGGGGTAGGTCCCATATTTGAGAGGGCTGCGATAGCCAAAAAGGGCATCGGGTCTTTCATCAGAGAGTCGGTCGAGGAGAGTATTAGATGGCAGATCGGAGGTAACACCCATTTTGGCGCATTCCTGCTTTTGATTCCCTTGGTGATGGCGGCTGGAAACGATGGTGCCAAAAGCGTAACTAAGGTAGTGCAAGACACCTCCGTGGAAGATGCTGTCGAGTTCTACAAAGCATTTCGCTGCGTCAAAGTCCGCGTAAGCTCCGTAAAAGAACTGAGCATAGATGATCCCAATTCGGTCAACGAGATTAAAAGAAGGGAATTGACATTATATGATCTCATGCACATCTCTGCCAAATATGATGCGATAGCTCGTGAATGGGTCAGTGGTTTTCAGAGGACGTTTAGAGGCGCCTCTGTTCTAGAAGGGGAGTTGGGTCAGATGAGCATGAACGATGCGATCGTGTTCACATACCTGACATTGCTCTCAGAGCGACCAGATACCTTGATCCAGAGGAAGTTCGGAGTGGAGAAGGCAATAAAGGTCTCTGATAAGGCATCTCGGCTGATGGAAACTTGGGACCTTGATGCAATACGTGATTTCGATGAGGAGTTGATCCGAGAAGGAATCAACCCAGGATCCACCGCCGATATGGTGATCGGGTCCTTATTCATGGCTCTTCTAAGGGGAGTGAAACCGTGA
- a CDS encoding FAD synthase, with protein MTRVLATGTFEILHPGHLTYLRCAKSLGDELIVIVARDKMVKHKREPTIPEQQRLEMVQSLSIVDRAILGSERDIFEPLYEIKPDIIALGYDQCFDADELLRQLHKRGLKAKVVRIKESHPGKLCSCSHIMEQITKRQESH; from the coding sequence ATGACAAGAGTGCTTGCAACAGGAACTTTTGAGATACTCCATCCAGGCCACTTGACATATCTTAGGTGTGCTAAATCCTTGGGAGACGAATTAATCGTCATAGTCGCTCGAGATAAAATGGTGAAACATAAACGAGAACCAACGATTCCAGAGCAACAGAGGCTTGAAATGGTCCAATCGTTGAGCATCGTTGATAGGGCCATCCTGGGTAGCGAGAGGGACATCTTTGAGCCGTTGTATGAGATCAAGCCAGATATCATCGCTCTTGGATATGACCAATGCTTTGATGCTGACGAGTTGTTGAGGCAGTTGCATAAAAGGGGCCTAAAAGCAAAAGTGGTTCGCATAAAAGAGTCTCATCCGGGCAAGTTATGTAGTTGTAGTCATATCATGGAACAAATCACCAAGCGACAGGAATCCCATTAA
- a CDS encoding Mov34/MPN/PAD-1 family protein, protein MLHQKIRGIARDTLHFLLEVSKSSHPNEFAGLLRAEEGVITDVIVLPGTVASSSNAVMQLHMMPLSHCVGSVHSHPSADMHPSNEDLMMFGRKGDYHIIAAYPYDENSWACYDAAGRVRNLPVLDVEFEEE, encoded by the coding sequence ATGCTTCATCAAAAAATTAGGGGAATTGCGAGAGATACCCTTCATTTCCTACTCGAAGTCAGCAAGTCATCACATCCAAATGAGTTTGCAGGATTGTTGAGGGCTGAGGAAGGGGTGATTACTGACGTAATCGTTCTTCCAGGTACTGTGGCCTCTTCATCCAATGCAGTCATGCAATTACATATGATGCCCCTCTCACATTGCGTAGGGTCGGTACATAGTCACCCCTCTGCTGATATGCATCCATCTAATGAGGATTTAATGATGTTCGGGCGCAAAGGAGACTACCATATAATAGCGGCTTATCCTTACGATGAAAATAGTTGGGCCTGTTACGATGCAGCCGGCCGTGTCAGGAATTTGCCCGTGTTAGATGTCGAGTTTGAGGAGGAATGA
- a CDS encoding deoxyhypusine synthase produces the protein MNELKQSIRHMKINSTMTVNQLVNEMSGAALGAGRLAEAVDIYEAMLLDETTKFFGLSGAMTPAGMRLIIQDLIRAGYIDVLVTTGANLVHDLIEAFGGFHYKGTSEIDDVDLRHQEINRIFDVFLPEHHFTIFENRILDIMADIDKKGMGIREFLTEIGLRVENSILGVAAKKGVPVFCPAISDSAIGLQAWLYTQTQKLSVDTFKDMREFMDICYNAQKTGAVLIGGGVPKNFILQSMIVTPKSFDYAIQLTTDSPEAGGLSGATLSEAKSWGKVAEEAREVTVYGDATILLPIIVAAVLERMGQ, from the coding sequence ATGAATGAGCTAAAGCAATCGATCAGACATATGAAAATAAACTCCACCATGACAGTGAACCAATTGGTCAATGAAATGAGTGGAGCTGCTCTAGGTGCGGGACGACTGGCTGAAGCAGTTGACATTTATGAGGCGATGCTACTTGATGAAACCACAAAGTTCTTTGGTCTCTCTGGTGCCATGACTCCTGCGGGAATGCGCTTAATTATCCAAGACCTGATACGGGCGGGTTATATCGATGTGCTTGTCACAACAGGCGCGAATCTGGTCCATGATCTAATCGAGGCTTTTGGCGGATTTCATTATAAGGGAACTTCGGAAATAGATGATGTAGACCTGAGGCACCAGGAAATCAATCGGATATTTGATGTATTTTTGCCAGAGCACCATTTCACCATCTTTGAAAATAGGATTTTGGATATAATGGCGGATATCGATAAAAAGGGCATGGGCATCAGGGAATTTTTGACAGAAATTGGGCTGAGAGTTGAAAATTCGATCCTGGGGGTTGCAGCAAAAAAAGGCGTGCCTGTGTTTTGTCCCGCTATCTCAGACTCAGCGATAGGGCTGCAGGCGTGGCTATACACTCAAACTCAGAAACTAAGCGTTGATACCTTTAAGGATATGCGCGAGTTCATGGACATCTGTTATAACGCACAAAAGACTGGAGCGGTGCTCATAGGGGGCGGCGTTCCAAAGAATTTCATCCTCCAGTCGATGATTGTAACTCCAAAAAGCTTCGACTACGCGATACAGCTCACCACAGATAGTCCAGAGGCCGGCGGTCTTTCTGGAGCGACGCTCAGCGAGGCAAAATCCTGGGGCAAGGTTGCTGAGGAGGCCAGAGAGGTCACAGTCTATGGAGATGCGACAATATTGCTACCGATCATTGTTGCTGCAGTGCTGGAGCGAATGGGGCAGTAG
- the speB gene encoding agmatinase, which yields MLLSTELFADANSEYADADFVIFGVPFDKTSCFRKGSKRASSAIREASYNFETYDPHYDVDLCDVAFCDLGDIDGSVSVDEMLKTTRNVVEGILNDGKIPIMMGGEHSLTYPCIQAFHDIGTVVLDAHLDLRDEYEGCKHSHACVSRRIIEVVGAMNYVSIGIRSGAKEEYDFAKENDIHFYTMEQIRSEGIAQIVRDAIEYLNTDQIYLSIDADVIDPAYAPAVGNPEPFGMNPIDIKYVLQSLAPYASGFDLVEISPEYDHGQTALLGAKLIREFIAAKGSV from the coding sequence ATGCTATTGTCCACCGAACTCTTTGCTGATGCCAATTCTGAATATGCAGATGCAGATTTCGTGATTTTTGGAGTGCCATTCGATAAAACGTCCTGTTTTCGGAAAGGCTCCAAGCGAGCATCATCAGCGATAAGAGAAGCATCTTACAATTTTGAAACCTACGATCCTCATTATGATGTCGATTTATGTGATGTGGCTTTTTGCGATCTGGGCGATATCGATGGAAGCGTCTCGGTTGACGAGATGTTAAAAACCACTCGGAATGTGGTAGAGGGAATCTTAAATGACGGCAAAATCCCGATAATGATGGGCGGTGAACACTCTTTAACATATCCGTGCATCCAAGCGTTTCACGATATCGGCACAGTCGTCTTGGATGCGCATCTTGATCTCAGGGACGAATATGAAGGCTGTAAACACAGCCATGCCTGTGTTTCGCGACGCATCATTGAAGTGGTTGGCGCCATGAACTATGTTTCGATCGGCATCAGAAGTGGGGCCAAGGAGGAATATGATTTTGCCAAGGAGAATGACATTCATTTTTACACCATGGAACAGATACGATCAGAGGGCATTGCTCAAATCGTGCGCGATGCAATTGAATATTTAAACACAGATCAAATCTATCTGTCCATAGATGCAGATGTGATCGATCCAGCATATGCGCCTGCTGTTGGAAATCCAGAGCCCTTTGGGATGAATCCCATTGACATCAAATACGTCCTTCAATCACTGGCTCCATATGCCTCCGGGTTCGATTTGGTCGAGATATCTCCAGAATATGATCATGGGCAAACTGCCTTATTGGGTGCGAAATTGATTAGAGAGTTTATTGCAGCAAAGGGGAGCGTCTAA
- a CDS encoding translation initiation factor IF-5A: MKEQVEVRSLKQGRYVLIDDEPCTIIGITSSKPGKHGSAKARIDAIGIFDSQKRSITQPVTAKIYVPIVERKSGQVLSLSNEAVQLMDTVDYSTFEMGVPAEFRERLEIGKEVTYIESMGRRKIDMR, encoded by the coding sequence ATGAAAGAACAAGTTGAAGTTCGATCCCTTAAACAAGGGCGCTATGTACTCATCGATGATGAGCCGTGTACTATAATCGGCATTACTAGCTCAAAACCAGGTAAACATGGTTCTGCTAAAGCAAGGATAGATGCAATCGGAATATTTGACTCCCAGAAAAGATCGATAACACAGCCTGTCACCGCTAAGATATATGTGCCCATCGTGGAAAGAAAAAGTGGGCAAGTACTATCTTTATCCAATGAGGCCGTACAACTCATGGATACGGTGGATTATTCCACCTTTGAGATGGGGGTTCCCGCTGAGTTCAGGGAAAGGTTAGAGATTGGAAAAGAGGTCACATATATCGAGTCAATGGGTCGCAGGAAAATCGATATGCGGTGA
- a CDS encoding bifunctional fructose-bisphosphatase/inositol-phosphate phosphatase, whose translation MKKLCEDVSNAVQEAVSNIVGKIESGTVLYMGADGTPTTKIDDVAERAAVRVLKEDGKPFNLISEEMGSMNLGEGAEFTIVLDPVDGTHNAIHGIPFYSFSMAICGNDLSQTYYGYIRDLVTGDVYLAEKARGAYLNGRRIHVSNNTKEYCVSTSSQISLEKNCKIRLFGSVALELCYVASQKLDAVIDNRNNLRVTDIAAGKLIVEEAGGMVTDCMSETLKLPLDVRQKMRIIASNGRIHEELLGKLKECR comes from the coding sequence ATGAAAAAGTTGTGTGAGGATGTCTCAAATGCCGTCCAAGAGGCAGTTTCCAACATCGTCGGCAAAATAGAGAGTGGAACTGTTCTCTACATGGGTGCAGATGGGACGCCCACTACAAAGATCGATGATGTTGCAGAGAGGGCAGCTGTTCGAGTTTTAAAGGAGGATGGAAAACCATTTAATCTCATAAGCGAGGAAATGGGCAGCATGAACCTCGGAGAGGGAGCAGAATTCACCATCGTGCTTGATCCAGTGGATGGGACGCATAATGCAATTCATGGCATACCCTTTTATTCTTTTTCGATGGCAATATGCGGAAACGATCTTTCGCAGACATACTATGGTTATATAAGAGATTTAGTGACAGGGGATGTGTACTTGGCGGAAAAAGCCAGAGGTGCATATCTAAATGGAAGGCGGATTCATGTCTCTAACAATACGAAGGAGTATTGCGTATCCACAAGCAGTCAAATTTCCCTAGAAAAAAACTGCAAAATTCGTCTTTTTGGTAGTGTAGCGCTTGAATTATGCTATGTAGCATCCCAAAAACTAGATGCAGTCATTGACAATAGAAACAATCTAAGAGTAACGGATATCGCAGCAGGAAAACTCATCGTTGAAGAAGCTGGCGGGATGGTAACGGACTGTATGAGTGAGACACTGAAATTGCCGCTTGATGTAAGACAAAAAATGAGGATAATTGCATCCAATGGGCGCATACACGAAGAATTGCTTGGTAAATTGAAGGAGTGTAGATGA
- a CDS encoding NAD(+)/NADH kinase: MKPKTVGIISRCDTTDAIEIVEKVMKQIQGKVEVVFDPRSATELGMLKYSTPTDKMDVDLIITVGGDGTILRAIQLLSKPTPILGINIGEVGFLVEVTPEKAETVICEALEGFEVDRRARLDVSVNGEKLPTATNEAAIITSRPAKILQFQIIIDENELDTIRADGLILATPTGSTAYAMSAGGPIVDPKVDAFVIVPLAPFKLSARPWVVPANSEIVVKLLRLKKEATIVIDGQYNKVVKKGDVIKFTKSKEPALFVKTGESFYSKVRGKLVI, encoded by the coding sequence ATGAAACCCAAGACTGTCGGTATTATCTCAAGATGTGATACGACTGATGCAATTGAAATAGTGGAAAAAGTCATGAAGCAGATTCAAGGCAAGGTTGAAGTCGTATTTGATCCGAGAAGCGCAACCGAACTCGGCATGCTAAAGTACTCCACCCCTACAGATAAAATGGATGTAGACCTGATCATCACGGTGGGGGGGGACGGCACAATACTGAGAGCGATCCAATTGTTAAGCAAGCCGACCCCCATTTTAGGAATAAACATTGGAGAGGTCGGATTTTTAGTAGAAGTGACCCCGGAAAAGGCGGAGACGGTCATATGTGAGGCACTGGAAGGATTTGAGGTAGACCGAAGAGCAAGGCTCGACGTAAGCGTTAATGGGGAAAAACTCCCAACTGCAACGAATGAAGCAGCTATTATAACATCCAGACCAGCAAAAATTCTTCAATTTCAGATAATCATCGACGAAAATGAGCTGGATACCATAAGAGCAGATGGTTTGATATTGGCAACTCCCACTGGATCAACCGCTTATGCGATGAGTGCGGGAGGCCCCATCGTCGATCCAAAGGTGGACGCATTTGTGATAGTTCCTCTGGCGCCATTTAAACTATCTGCCAGACCATGGGTTGTTCCGGCTAATAGTGAAATCGTGGTCAAATTATTGCGTCTAAAAAAGGAGGCGACGATTGTCATAGATGGGCAGTATAATAAAGTGGTCAAAAAGGGCGATGTCATCAAGTTCACAAAATCAAAGGAGCCAGCATTGTTCGTAAAAACCGGGGAGAGTTTTTATTCAAAGGTAAGAGGCAAATTGGTTATTTAG